A genomic stretch from Primulina huaijiensis isolate GDHJ02 chromosome 14, ASM1229523v2, whole genome shotgun sequence includes:
- the LOC140956794 gene encoding protein BPS1, chloroplastic-like: MSRPQEPHKPFLSFGNPFRAILPKGSSYLSPKLLALLNDFEESLAERLKKLKPADKEDVLHLSWMIMATKSLCEIHSDIKSLIMALELPVCDWEDKWIDLYFSDSVKLLDICIAFSSEISRLKHGHLYLQCVLHHVNNASSNHFVRACSSLDGWSKHIGSKNPRLDNCFCVMDCLSQTLDLPKIKNSSKGMVLMRAMYGVKVITLFVCSIFATAFSGSSNKLMDLQVPDTCLWATAFTKVQTFVNTEIRSIYSNGKMTVLKELYTVDMGAKKVLPFVRDGAESVGCEGLKKAALVLEKSAKEFSRELDLLAKVIDGFFQIVLTGRDTLLFNLKTDSNIFDQVPHKNNIKNQVVR, from the coding sequence atgagtcgCCCACAGGAACCACACAAACCTTTTCTGTCTTTCGGAAATCCCTTCCGAGCAATTTTACCTAAGGGTTCGTCGTACCTTTCTCCAAAGCTCCTTGCTTTGTTGAATGATTTCGAGGAGTCATTGGCAGAGAGGCTTAAAAAGCTCAAGCCAGCAGATAAGGAAGATGTCCTCCACCTGTCATGGATGATAATGGCAACGAAATCGCTTTGTGAAATTCATTCAGACATAAAATCACTTATTATGGCCCTTGAACTTCCTGTCTGTGATTGGGAGGACAAGTGGATCGACTTATACTTCTCTGACAGTGTGAAGTTACTTGACATCTGCATTGCTTTCAGCTCTGAAATTAGTCGACTAAAACATGGCCATCTTTATCTTCAATGTGTCTTGCATCACGTGAACAATGCTTCTTCAAATCACTTTGTTCGAGCATGTTCCTCGTTGGATGGATGGAGTAAGCACATTGGCTCAAAGAATCCGAGACTTGATAACTGTTTCTGTGTCATGGACTGCCTCTCCCAAACATTAGACCTGCCAAAGATTAAGAATTCTTCAAAGGGAATGGTTTTGATGCGAGCTATGTATGGAGTGAAAGTGATAACCCTTTTTGTATGCAGCATTTTTGCGACTGCATTCTCTGGATCCTCGAATAAGTTGATGGACCTACAGGTTCCAGATACTTGTTTGTGGGCCACGGCTTTTACAAAGGTTCAGACTTTTGTGAATACTGAAATAAGAAGCATATATTCTAATGGAAAGATGACGGTATTGAAAGAGCTCTATACTGTTGATATGGGTGCCAAGAAAGTGCTCCCCTTTGTGCGAGATGGTGCCGAATCTGTTGGATGCGAGGGGTTGAAAAAAGCGGCATTGGTTTTAGAAAAATCAGCGAAAGAGTTTTCACGTGAACTTGATCTGCTTGCTAAGGTCATAGACGGTTTCTTCCAAATTGTTCTCACTGGGCGTGACACTTTACTTTTTAACCTTAAGACCGACAGTAACATCTTTGACCAAGTTCCGCATAAGAACAATATAAAAAACCAAGTAGTTAGGTGA
- the LOC140957136 gene encoding uncharacterized protein yields MKGERWIPNCRRGVIPVGTQNNHMVVKDFIENGRWKESLVRQHFSHHLVEDILAIPISSTHREDYRFWLFDPKGNYTVRDGYKVATGFYDSPTSSSSSRLKSWWQYLLALSIPPKVRHLPTIDIFLWMKEKLSKPEFEMFAMRTWATWSERLSLTHKKKGRSDDINADWSEILLHDFQHARLTLSSTMEPNKCNSPKVWVAPPKNKLRLDVDAAYNEDSNKYAIGGVVRNHEGQPVLAFGKKIDKPQSITCAELLAIEGGLQIAQLHDLPIYQVTSDSLLAVQAVTKPEENISYVGSIATDIRNFLDSQINIILSHIRRPANVVAHSIAAFSISSSSHFVWETGDFPFWLIHLVTKNILTFQ; encoded by the exons ATGAAGGGGGAAAGATGGATTCCGAACTGTAGAAGAGGCGTCATTCCAGTTGGGACACAGAACAACCATATGGTGGTTAAGGACTTTATTGAAAATGGGAGATGGAAGGAATCACTGGTACGACAACACTTCTCACATCACCTGGTGGAAGATATCCTAGCCATTCCCATCTCTTCAACCCACCGTGAGGACTACCGATTCTGGCTCTTTGATCCGAAAGGAAATTACACAGTTCGAGATGGGTATAAGGTAGCTACGGGATTCTATGACTCTCCAACCTCTAGTTCGAGCTCTCGTTTGAAAAGTTGGTGGCAATACCTTTTGGCTCTTTCAATCCCTCCGAAA GTTAGGCATTTACCTACGATTGATATTTTCCTATGGATGAAGGAGAAGCTTAGTAAACCAGAATTTGAGATGTTTGCGATGCGAACTTGGGCAACCTGGTCTGAACGATTGAGCTTGACACACAAGAAAAAGGGACGTTCAGATGACATTAATGCAGATTGGAGTGAGATTCTATTACATGACTTCCAACATGCTAGACTAACTCTATCTTCTACCATGGAACCTAACAAGTGTAATTCACCTAAGGTCTGGGTTGCCCCACCAAAAAATAAACTCAGATTGGATGTAGATGCCGCTTATAATGAAGATTCCAATAAATATGCAATTGGAGGGGTGGTCAGAAACCACGAGGGACAACCTGTCCTAGCATTTGGAAAGAAAATTGATAAACCCCAGTCTATTACGTGTGCTGAACTTCTCGCTATTGAAGGTGGTTTACAGATTGCTCAATTGCACGACTTACCGATTTATCAAGTTACATCAGACTCTCTTCTAGCAGTGCAAGCAGTCACAAAGCCAGAAGAGAATATCAGTTATGTAGGGTCCATAGCTACAGATATCAGAAATTTCTTGGACTCTCAAATTAACATTATCCTTAGTCATATTAGGCGACCGGCAAATGTAGTTGCCCATTCGATTGCTGCTTTTTCTATTTCATCCTCGTCTCACTTCGTGTGGGAGACTGGGGATTTCCCCTTTTGGTTAATTCATCTTGTAACGAAAAATATCTTAacttttcaataa
- the LOC140956793 gene encoding probable polygalacturonase — MMIKAIQLLVAVFGVLNLNGIECRKSRILNSFEYTAINCRVHSASIVDFGGVGDGKTDNTKAFQKAVNHLRQYASDGGAQLFVPAGKWLTGSFNLTSHFTLYLQRDALLLASQDVKTWPVVSPLPSYGHGRDAAGGRYISLIFGTNLTDVVITGANGTIDGQGVLWWQQFHKKKLKYTRPYLIEIMHSDKIQISNLTFVNSPSWNVHPVYSSNIIIQGITILAPVTSPNTDGINPDSCTNTRIEDTYIVSGDDCIAVKSGWDEYGIRYGMPTKHLIIRKLTCTSPYSAAIALGSEMSGGIQDVRAQDITAIHTESGVRIKTAIGRGGYVKNVYVKGMNLHTMKWVFWITGNYGSHADTHYDPKALPEIEGINFRDVVAENVTMAGRMQGISGDTFTGICISNVTIGMAKKGKKYPWGCEDVKGISSGVVPRPCNLLVDQGEGIVGMCDIPADSSAIDAMELKKCSYIG, encoded by the exons ATGATGATCAAGGCAATTCAGTTACTTGTGGCTGTTTTTGGGGTGCTGAATCTGAATGGGATCGAATGCAGGAAATCAAGAATTTTGAACTCATTTGAGTATACCGCCATTAATTGCAGAGTTCACAGTGCATCAATAGTGGATTTTGGTGGGGTTGGAGATGGGAAAACAGACAACACAAAAGCTTTTCAAAAAGCAGTAAATCACCTGAGGCAGTACGCATCAGATGGTGGGGCTCAGCTTTTTGTTCCTGCTGGTAAATGGCTGACTGGAAGTTTCAATCTTACCAGTCATTTTACATTGTATCTTCAAAGGGATGCACTCCTTCTTGCATCTCAG GACGTCAAGACATGGCCAGTGGTCTCTCCTTTACCATCATATGGTCATGGAAGGGATGCAGCCGGGGGAAGGTATATCAGTCTTATATTCGGAACAAATCTTACTGATGTTGTTATCACAG GAGCGAATGGTACCATTGATGGCCAGGGTGTTCTGTGGTGGCAGCAGTTTCATAAGAAAAAACTTAAATACACTAGACCTTACCTTATTGAGATCATGCATTCAGATAAAATCCAGATATCTAACTTAACATTTGTGAATTCTCCATCATGGAATGTTCATCCTGTTTACAGCAG CAACATAATTATACAAGGCATTACAATCCTAGCTCCAGTAACATCTCCAAATACTGATGGAATAAATCCAG ATTCTTGCACAAACACAAGAATTGAGGATACCTACATTGTCTCTGGAGATGACTGCATAGCAGTCAAAAGTGGGTGGGACGAATATGGTATCCGCTATGGTATGCCAACCAAACATCTCATCATCAGGAAACTCACTTGCACTTCACCATACAGTGCTGCAATAGCATTAGGCAGTGAAATGTCAGGTGGAATTCAAGATGTGAGAGCACAGGATATCACAGCAATTCATACCGAGTCCGGAGTCCGAATCAAGACAGCAATAGGTAGAGGGGGGTACGTGAAAAACGTATATGTGAAAGGCATGAATTTACACACAATGAAATGGGTTTTTTGGATAACCGGGAACTATGGCTCTCATGCGGACACTCATTATGATCCGAAAGCATTGCCTGAGATTGAAGGGATTAACTTTAGGGACGTTGTGGCGGAGAACGTGACAATGGCTGGAAGGATGCAGGGGATTTCGGGTGATACATTTACCGGGATTTGTATTTCAAACGTGACGATAGGGATGGCTAAGAAGGGGAAGAAGTATCCATGGGGCTGTGAGGATGTGAAGGGGATTAGCAGTGGCGTAGTGCCACGTCCGTGTAATCTTCTGGTGGATCAGGGTGAAGGGATAGTAGGGATGTGTGACATTCCCGCAGACAGTTCGGCCATTGATGCTATGGAGTTGAAGAAATGTTCTTATATAGGATAA